The genomic stretch caagtgtggacctagccgaagcgctagtgatttgaaaaagctcttgctactgCAATGCTATGGCGGATTTTTATaatatcacatcgctcaagtgggatcacacccatagcattatattagcaagagcttttcaaatcaccaagcactcagaaaagctctcctattAGGTTCCAGGCTTCAGACAGGTATAAGTTTACTTTAGTTCTAATTTTTGTCAGCCCTCCCCCAGGCAAATAACAAGTAACTGGTTGTTCTGGATTCCAAGAATCAGAGACTTTAACTTTCTTTTCCTCTCCTGCTGCCAGCGATGGCGTCAGCTGATCTGAGAGAggagctggagtgtcctgtctgtCTCGGcatttatacagatcctgtaaACCTGAGATGTGGTCACAACTTCTGCAGGGTCTGTATTGACCGTGTGCTGGACTCACAGGAGGGATCTGGAGGATATTCCTGTCCTGAATGTAGAGACAATTACAAGGAGCGGCCTGGATTACAGAGGAACATTGCTCTGAGGAACATAGCAAAGCGTTTCCTGTCTACTCAGCCAGATCAGAAGAAGGCCGGAGTCAACTGTACTTACTGCATCCATTCCTCTGTGCCCGCTGTTAGGTCCTGTCTGCACTGTGACGCTTCTATGTGTGATAATCACCTGACAGTCCACAGCAAGGCACCAGAACATGTCTTATGTGCCCCCACCACCTTCCTGGAGACCaggaaatgctccgtccataagGAGATACTAAAGTATTACTGCACCGAGGatgctgcctgtgtctgtgtgtcctgctATGTGATTGGGGGGCATGTAGGACATaagatgatgtcactggatgaGGCCtctaaggagaagaagaagaagctgagaaatgttctgcagaaactgatggcagagacacaggaggctgagaaaagagtccagagtctggaggaacgaAGAAGAAAAGCATGTGAAAAAGCAGATTGTGAAGCAGATAGAGTCACTGccctgtttagagacctcaggagacGGCTGGAGGACCTGGAGAAAAGAGTCCTGAATGACATCACCAGGCAGGTACAACcctatgatgacatcatcaagcagcTGGAGATAAAGAAGGAGGAGCTTACCAGGAAGATgtgtcacattgaggagctgtgtaacatgaccgatccactgactgtcttacaggaatcacacacaagtgacttgtgtgacacggaggtggacagacatgataagcagctctatgatggaggggatctggatgtggcccgcatctcacacacattacacacaggactggctgatatcatgtctggggtaactgCGGGGATCGCTGTACAGCctgcagacatattactggatgtaaacacagcttATAATTATCTACATATATCAGATGACAGGAAAACCGCATCCTTCCCATCATGGCAGGATCGCCCAGAAACACCAGAGAGATTCCAGTGTCGTCAGGTGTTGAGCAGCcagagtttctcctcagggcagcattactgggaagtggatgttgggggATCAGATAGATGGAGAGTtgggatgtgttaccccagtatagccaggagaggaggtcagtccggGATTGGAGATAATAACAAGTCCTGGGGTTTGTACAGAGAGGGTAATCAGTTCTCAGTAGTACATGACAGGAAAGTGATCGGGTTACCTGATGGGATCCCAAGTGATAGAGTCAGGATAGATCTGCATTATGAGgccgggcagatctccttttatgcctTGTGTGACCCTATCAGACCCCTCCACACCTTCAAAGCCACCTTCACTGAACCCCTCCACGCTGTGTTATGTGTAGGGGGAGGTTGTATAAAGATATCTGGGGAGACCCGTGGGaagtgagtagagttgggccgaacggttcgcctgcgaacggttccatgcgaacttccgtggttcgcgttcgcgtcccgcaggcgaacgtttgcggaagttcggttcgccccataatgcaccatggagggtcaactttgaccctctacatcacagtcagcaggcccagtgtagccaattaggctacactagcccctgtagccccaccccccttatataaggcaggcagcggcggccattacggtcactcgtgtgcctgcattagtgagagtagggcgagctgctgcagactgtctctcatagggaaagattagttaggcttagcttgttcctggctgcatacctgttctgtgaacccaccactgcatacctgtactgtgaacccaccactgcatacctgttcagtgaacctgccactgcatacctgttcagtgaacctgccactgcatacctgttcagtgaacccgccactgcatacctgttctgtgaacccaccactgcatacctgttctgtgaacccaccactgcatacctgttctgtgaacccaccactgcatacctgttctgtgaacccaccactgcatacctgttcagtgaacctgccactgcatacctgttcagtgaacctgccactgcatacctgttcagt from Hyperolius riggenbachi isolate aHypRig1 chromosome 5, aHypRig1.pri, whole genome shotgun sequence encodes the following:
- the LOC137519596 gene encoding nuclear factor 7, ovary-like — encoded protein: MASADLREELECPVCLGIYTDPVNLRCGHNFCRVCIDRVLDSQEGSGGYSCPECRDNYKERPGLQRNIALRNIAKRFLSTQPDQKKAGVNCTYCIHSSVPAVRSCLHCDASMCDNHLTVHSKAPEHVLCAPTTFLETRKCSVHKEILKYYCTEDAACVCVSCYVIGGHVGHKMMSLDEASKEKKKKLRNVLQKLMAETQEAEKRVQSLEERRRKACEKADCEADRVTALFRDLRRRLEDLEKRVLNDITRQVQPYDDIIKQLEIKKEELTRKMCHIEELCNMTDPLTVLQESHTSDLCDTEVDRHDKQLYDGGDLDVARISHTLHTGLADIMSGVTAGIAVQPADILLDVNTAYNYLHISDDRKTASFPSWQDRPETPERFQCRQVLSSQSFSSGQHYWEVDVGGSDRWRVGMCYPSIARRGGQSGIGDNNKSWGLYREGNQFSVVHDRKVIGLPDGIPSDRVRIDLHYEAGQISFYALCDPIRPLHTFKATFTEPLHAVLCVGGGCIKISGETRGK